Below is a window of Hemiscyllium ocellatum isolate sHemOce1 chromosome 8, sHemOce1.pat.X.cur, whole genome shotgun sequence DNA.
GAAACTTGCTTCTGCTGACTTGCCAGATCATTTATGCTTTCCTGGTGCAAAAAGctgaagaacaaagaaacttcAGCCATGAATATTCCTACGTCAAAGATGATGTAAAGAAGGATAGTACATTGAAAGCCCATAAACTTGTTAATTTGCTAAGAAAGCTCCAGTATTCTTCTGAACATTATCATTCAAGAGTTAACTGCAACAGGACTAAATAAACGTCCAAGAACACTCGCCTTCATTGAACTTTCACTCCACTAATTTATAGATTCTGCATAACTTAAATATTACAGTATGGAAATAAATGCTACAAAAATACTGAAAACTGCAAAGCTAATTTTCCCATTGAATCTTGGGagttgagagagaaaaaagtggAAGATTAACGTTTGATGCCCCAAGCGATAATCCATCCTCTGGTTTACAGCAAACTGTCAACACGTTACAAATGCCAATGAATAGATTTGCAGATTAGATCACTGAACTCCTAAAGATATTAGGGCGCTGAACCACAGCTACGGAATTTACGCAGTGGGAGAGTTTTACTCTTCGAGGCGACTGTATGTTACGACATTGGTTATGCTCGAGCGTAGTAAAAGTTTGAAGATGCAGAGATCATGCATAATGTTACAATAAACCGAAAGCAGTTTCGCACAACTTGCGTATAGATAGACCATTGCTTACATTTAGTCGGGTTGAATTTTCTTGTCGCATACTGATTGTGCAGAATTGCAGCCTGGGGCTTGACGACCTATGAGCTATTTGACAGTTAGATGATCCGGGCATTCCAAGATTTCTCAGGTGTTCTATGAAAGACAATTTTGTACGTTTTGAACCAACGTTAAGTACAACTGAAAAGGAAAACGAGGACTTACTACAGAAAGCACTGGTGGAGGGTTGGGGTTCAAATGGACGGTTGCTGGTCTCTCCTAACGGGTGCTCAGGCTCCTCGGAAGAACAATGGCCATTCCGGCATTCAACCCTTTGACTGATGTCGGAATGAGGACTGTTCTGCTCCTCTTTGATATCCTGCGACTCTCCCGCTGTCGCGATCGCGTCCATAAAGACGGGCCGCTCATTGGCGATCCGGGAACCGAGCACAACATCGAGCTGCTCGTAGAAGCGACAGATCTTCCTGCCGCTGGCGCTACAGCCTCTCTTGATGCTGTCCTTGGCCAGCGTGTATTTCCTCTTCAGCCCCTTGATGCGGATGCGGCACTGCTCTGGAGTGCGGATATAACCCTGGTCCAGCAGCTGCGAGGAGATGAACTTGAAAACGTGGCTGTTCCGGAGCTGCTCGTCCAGCGCcgtctgcacattctcctcactCCAGACGGCGATCAGCGCCAGGGTCTCGGCATCAGACCACAGGGCACCGCGTTCAGACCTCACCTCTGACATCATTAAAAGGGAGCTCCCGGACACCCTCGAAACAAAATACAGATCACCCGACTCCTTTGACCATGCACCTCCAGGGCGCCACGCGCTACAGCCGGCTGCAGCGAAACGCTCGAGGAGCGAGCCGCCCGACTCTGAGACAAACGGCTCACATGAAAGGCCCCTTCAAATTTGCCCCCTCTGAGAACCATGGGTAGATGCCGACGTGATGACGGTTTCCGGTCGCGGTGACGTCATGGACAGGGGTGCGGGAATGCCGTTGGAAGGAAGGAGCTGATCCCAGCAGCTGGCCCACTGTGCGGGAAGTTTAAAGAAGTGACGAGAAAAAAAATGTGTGGACTTTGTCGGTTTGGGCGCTGAGGAAGAAGTGGCACCGGATGGTTCTGCTGTACCGATCCTGGCGGCGGTGGCCGCCGGTGTTAGCGTGCCACATTACTCACACTCCGGCCTGGATAACGGCCGCACTGAGGGCCCGGGTGAGTATCCCTCCCTCCGTTCCCTCAGCTGGCTGACCGCGAATCTGGATGCGATATGGCATCAATGTAGTAAATCGCACCTCGTGTTCAAAAATTCAGCGCTGGTCACCACGATCTCTTGCCTGCATCCGCTTTAAAACATACCATTGTGTTTATTCttggggatgtgggcatcactggctggggagggaggaggtgagggggcGAAGAGAGGGGACAGACGGGGTGAAGTGGAGGCAAGAGAGTAAGAGGACGGGCGAAAGTGGTTTGGTTTAAGGGCTTGGACCACAACTACAACACAGGAAAGTAATTGAATGCTTCGTACTTGCCCGGATGAGAACACTCATTacttaaaaatctcaacaccacgCAGGGCAAAGCAGCTATTTGAAAACACTATTTACCATCTTAAACATTTGCACAGCAGTGTATGCCATCTACAAGATATCCAAAATATTGTAAGTTTGTCGTCCTGTTTCATAGCAGTTGAAGCAAACACTCAAGAGACACAGTATGGGTCTACCTTCTCCAACTTTATTCTGAGCCCGGAGAGAAAGCGATCGCACATGTACACAAATACATGAGTTCTTGGTCTTCTCTTGAACAGCAGAATCATAAGGAATTATGTTGTCACTTACAGGGAGCAGTATCCAAGTAGGGTAACGTGTATATTGATTAGGTAACCATTACAATCATCCAtatccttgcctccagcacctcattgtttactgcaagttcttatctggttGAAATCATGCTAGTTGAGCCTTtgcctatttcaacattctcaGTCGTCTTGAAGTCTGTTAAGCTGTTCACTATTTTTGACATTATCAAGTGCTTTACAATCCATAAGCTTCTAAGTTGTACAGCCTAATCCAATCagtggtcctaaaatcaaacTCTCTGGTACctcattcaggttattcaaaaaaATTTTTCCTTAAACAAATTAATATTTGACTGGTGTGAAAGCTGTCAGGGAAAGTATTTCAAAACTCcagaacagcaagaaaacaacaaaatgtttcctttGCTTTAGCCATTGAAGAGGCactttcagttcagatttaaatctcaaatatgggaaacaaatgcagaatatattaaaatatgttcTGTAAATGAAACTTGCCAAATAAAACAGTGGAAATTACAGTGGCAACTTTGGTAGaaatcaacattctttgaatttgcagtatgaagggggccaatgaagtcttaacaataattTGAAAGAACTTAAACAGCTCCGTctcaagttctaatattctctaaAATCTTAACAGAATGTCAAACTTAAAATGTACACTTCTTCTTGTGAACactctgcatttttaaaaagaaagtagcaaagattttaatacaatactctcatcTGGCTAAAGCAGGATGACTGACAGAATTGTTTTTTTGAAACAGGCATTGTAAAATTTCAAACAAATCGAGAGCTGGAGGTCCTCAATCAATTTGTATTAAGGTTGTGTTTGATCATTTTAGAAAGGTCCTAATGTTGTATAATGTAAAAATGAAATCTGCCCTATTACACAG
It encodes the following:
- the LOC132817871 gene encoding uncharacterized protein LOC132817871, whose product is MMSEVRSERGALWSDAETLALIAVWSEENVQTALDEQLRNSHVFKFISSQLLDQGYIRTPEQCRIRIKGLKRKYTLAKDSIKRGCSASGRKICRFYEQLDVVLGSRIANERPVFMDAIATAGESQDIKEEQNSPHSDISQRVECRNGHCSSEEPEHPLGETSNRPFEPQPSTSAFCTPRVRRAHSSVQLAPQPKKAKKHSLEDIMDGMMEKFIRYSEAADEKFLRYMEASEERFARLEQLRMEMEERMRQSDREHEARVLFMLGQMMGHNMADFPATSSTAEGEITERKVF